ATACCACCTTTACATGCTCGCACTCTCCCGACGCTGCGTTCAAGTAGGCATCGACATTGTGCTGCAAATTTTTCATCACGCTGGCGTGGTAGTCGGTAATGTACACGTTGGTGGGGTGCAGCGTGCTCGAAAATACACTCGCGGCGACCATTCCAACAATGCCCGTAccagcgccaagctccaCGACAGTGAATGGAGACACAACTTCAGGGGAGGCATGAAAGAAGGATCGGTTGCGAACGAGCCAGTCGCTCATAATCACAGAGCTTCCATACGTCTGCATGCCAaccgccgctgctgcctCGGCAGCACCATGCACACTCTCAATCGAGGACGGCGGAAgcggtgcatcgcgcaccgtGAGCTTGAGtgtcggcgtcgcgcccaATGGAAACGCAAATTCGCGCACGAGCTCCGCCGTATCCAGTCCAGAAGATGACGCGGTGAGAatcgcagcgctgcgctccaaTATCGCTCGTTCTTGCTCTCCATCGACAACCCACGCCGCTCCCTCGCCGACAATACGCGCAAGCCAATTCATCGCATACTGCCGCTCAGTTACGTCCGCACGCATTGGATCCAAGGACTCGTCCATCGATAAGGTGAGCGACGGAGCGTACAAACACTCCAAATACCCCAGCACCTCCTCTaaccgcgccgcatcaGGCTGCGACCGCAGTCGAGGAAGTGCCGCCGAGGGcggaagcgccgctgcgcgcgctgcaagcatGGCACTTGCAAGAAacaagcagcggcggtTCGCTTATCTAATCACGGCCCCGAAGGGCCGTGACAGCGCAGCTCCACCACCACAACCACCATGACGTTTCACCAGGAAGATCACAAACTTTTGATGATTCCCGGCCCGATCGAGGTTGCGGATGATGTACTGTATGCGaatgcacacgctgctgTCGCACACGTATCTCCGCAGTTTGTGCCCGTCTTTGGCGAGGTGCTCcagatgctgcgcaagactGTCGATGCACCCAGTGCGCAGCCGATCGTTGTTGCAGGCTCCGGAACGATGGGCTGGGACATGATTTCGCTGAATGTGCTGCAGCCTGGCGACGATGTGCTTGTGCTCACGACGGGCTACTTTGGTGACGCGTTCGCGGACGCGCTCCGCACCTATGGcgtccaagtcgagcagcttCGTGCTCCCGTTGGCGGTCGCCCGGGCCCCGACGAGATTCGTGCGAAGCTTGAGAGCAAGAAATTCCGTGCGATCACCATTACGCAGGTAGACACGAGCACGGCAGTGCTGAGCGACATCAAGGCTGTCTCAGAGCTCGTTCACCAGGTCAGTCCCGAAACGCTCGTTGTTGTCGACGGTGTGTGCAGTGTCGCCTCCGAGGAGATCCACATGGACGCGTGGGGCATTGATGTGATCATGACCGCATCGCAGAAAGGCCTCGGCTGCCCTCCAGGTCTTTGCATCGTCATGGCTGGCCCTCGCGCCATTCAGGCGCTGGAGTCTCGCAAGTCCCCTGCCACCTACTACCTCAACTGGAACAGGTGGATCCCTGTGATGAAGTCGTACGAGGCGGGTACGCCGATCTACTTTGGCACGCCTCCCACGAACCTCATTTACGCGCTCCACCAGAGCTTGAAGACGAT
This is a stretch of genomic DNA from Malassezia vespertilionis chromosome 1, complete sequence. It encodes these proteins:
- a CDS encoding uncharacterized protein (EggNog:ENOG503NW05; COG:E), translated to MTFHQEDHKLLMIPGPIEVADDVLYANAHAAVAHVSPQFVPVFGEVLQMLRKTVDAPSAQPIVVAGSGTMGWDMISLNVLQPGDDVLVLTTGYFGDAFADALRTYGVQVEQLRAPVGGRPGPDEIRAKLESKKFRAITITQVDTSTAVLSDIKAVSELVHQVSPETLVVVDGVCSVASEEIHMDAWGIDVIMTASQKGLGCPPGLCIVMAGPRAIQALESRKSPATYYLNWNRWIPVMKSYEAGTPIYFGTPPTNLIYALHQSLKTITEGPVSLQERYKMHREASKKVKDTIRSLGLKQLVSEELQASNGASNSMTAVCYPDGLGAADILPKMAQRDIVFGAGLLKDYKDKYFRIGHMGVSVIDPKRKDIDRIMQNLGEVLAEAGHIN
- a CDS encoding uncharacterized protein (EggNog:ENOG503NZ19; COG:A) encodes the protein MLAARAAALPPSAALPRLRSQPDAARLEEVLGYLECLYAPSLTLSMDESLDPMRADVTERQYAMNWLARIVGEGAAWVVDGEQERAILERSAAILTASSSGLDTAELVREFAFPLGATPTLKLTVRDAPLPPSSIESVHGAAEAAAAVGMQTYGSSVIMSDWLVRNRSFFHASPEVVSPFTVVELGAGTGIVGMVAASVFSSTLHPTNVYITDYHASVMKNLQHNVDAYLNAASGECEHVKVVCEPLDWRALHMLLHPGDDAGVACRIPPPQSASLLLAADVVYDPRHATWVLSAIAHLLRQPDTDPDARAHILVPIRNAGRLAGLHATIDTAIAACQAAPRHGFVLHAYFQQQIPKRRGLGRHDESGYIWTVVGWKST